From Weissella confusa, a single genomic window includes:
- the ascB gene encoding 6-phospho-beta-glucosidase: MTKNVFPENFLWGGAIAANQTEGAWHEGGRGTSNIDMLPIGEKRMPVKLGQVAHPELDDTLYYPSHTGIDFYHRYKDDIAMLAEMGLKVFRTSISWSRLYPNGDETTPNAEGIAYYRSLFETCREHGMEVLVTLAHFDVPMGLVEGYGSWRSRDMITFFTRYAKTCFEEFGDLVKYWITFNEINIILHSPFSGAGLAFQEGENQKQVTYQAAHHVLVASALTVKMIHEMLPEAQVGCMIAGGSFYPYTSKPEDVWQSMLDDHDNTFFIDVQARGYYPSYMKSLLKSKGVDAIEMAEGDEEILKNTVDFVSFSYYASRTSAHNLDELVANEGNVVKSAKNPYLPTSKWGWVIDPLGLRITMNQLYDRYQKPLFLVENGLGAEDVVEADGSINDDYRIDYFRDHIKAMADGIADGVPLMGFIAWGVIDLVAASTGQMTKRYGMIYVDKNNDGSGTFNRSKKKSFDWYKQVIASNGVNL; encoded by the coding sequence ATGACTAAGAATGTATTTCCAGAAAACTTTTTGTGGGGTGGCGCAATTGCAGCCAACCAAACTGAAGGTGCTTGGCACGAAGGTGGCCGTGGCACAAGTAACATCGACATGTTGCCAATCGGCGAAAAGCGTATGCCGGTAAAGTTGGGACAAGTGGCACATCCTGAATTGGATGACACGCTTTACTACCCAAGCCACACAGGTATCGATTTTTACCACCGCTACAAGGACGACATTGCGATGTTGGCCGAAATGGGATTGAAGGTCTTCCGTACATCAATTTCATGGAGCCGTTTGTACCCAAATGGTGACGAAACGACACCTAATGCTGAAGGAATTGCATACTACCGTTCATTGTTCGAAACTTGCCGTGAGCACGGGATGGAAGTCTTGGTAACGTTGGCTCACTTCGACGTGCCAATGGGCTTGGTAGAAGGTTACGGTTCATGGCGCAGCCGCGACATGATTACGTTCTTCACACGTTATGCTAAGACATGTTTTGAAGAGTTCGGTGACTTGGTTAAGTACTGGATCACGTTTAACGAAATTAACATCATCTTGCACAGCCCATTCTCTGGTGCTGGGTTGGCCTTCCAAGAGGGTGAAAACCAAAAGCAAGTAACGTACCAAGCTGCCCATCACGTGTTGGTTGCTAGTGCGTTGACAGTTAAGATGATTCACGAAATGTTGCCTGAAGCACAAGTTGGCTGCATGATTGCCGGCGGAAGCTTCTACCCATACACAAGTAAGCCAGAAGATGTTTGGCAATCAATGCTTGATGATCACGACAACACGTTCTTCATTGACGTACAAGCACGTGGTTACTACCCTTCATACATGAAGAGCTTGTTGAAGTCTAAGGGCGTTGACGCTATCGAAATGGCTGAGGGTGACGAAGAAATCTTGAAGAACACGGTTGATTTCGTGTCATTCAGTTACTACGCATCACGTACGTCAGCCCACAACTTGGATGAGTTGGTGGCAAACGAAGGAAACGTGGTTAAGTCAGCCAAGAACCCATACTTGCCAACAAGCAAGTGGGGTTGGGTAATCGACCCACTTGGATTGCGTATTACGATGAACCAATTGTACGACCGCTACCAAAAGCCATTGTTCTTGGTTGAAAACGGTTTGGGTGCGGAAGACGTGGTCGAAGCTGACGGTTCAATCAACGATGATTACCGCATCGACTACTTCCGTGATCACATCAAGGCGATGGCCGACGGAATCGCTGACGGTGTGCCACTAATGGGCTTCATCGCCTGGGGTGTTATCGACTTGGTTGCTGCTTCAACGGGTCAAATGACAAAGCGTTACGGTATGATTTACGTTGACAAGAACAACGACGGATCAGGAACGTTTAACCGCTCAAAGAAGAAGTCATTCGACTGGTACAAGCAAGTTATCGCATCTAACGGTGTAAATCTTTAA
- a CDS encoding DUF1304 domain-containing protein, with product MVGTILTVLVALEALYIMGLEMFGKPAKQAETFELEEDFTKIPEVRTLLGNQGIYNGMFGVLILLTLVVIHGSAQDIMLKLEMAYIVIVAVYGSLTAARKIIFVQGLPALLALIALALNI from the coding sequence ATGGTAGGAACGATTTTGACGGTACTGGTCGCACTTGAGGCCTTGTACATTATGGGTTTGGAAATGTTTGGCAAGCCAGCAAAGCAAGCCGAGACATTTGAGCTAGAAGAGGACTTCACGAAGATTCCTGAGGTACGCACGTTATTGGGTAACCAAGGAATTTACAATGGAATGTTTGGTGTGTTGATTTTGTTGACGTTGGTTGTCATTCACGGATCAGCGCAAGACATCATGTTGAAGTTGGAGATGGCGTACATTGTGATTGTGGCTGTTTACGGTAGTTTGACGGCAGCACGCAAAATTATCTTTGTACAAGGATTGCCAGCATTGTTGGCTTTGATTGCCTTGGCATTGAACATCTAA
- a CDS encoding aminotransferase class I/II-fold pyridoxal phosphate-dependent enzyme, translating into MPHMKATLANRLNQDLKKIQPNEIRAFDMQVSQIPNIIKLTLGEPDFDTPEVVKQAAIDSIANNDSHYAPGNGTVAVRQAAAHFLSDRYDLQYDAMTEIAVTVGATEAIYASLTAVLNPGDKVLIPTPTFPLYDPITLMNGGEPVHLDTSATDFVLTPEMLSAAIAEHGDAIKAIILNYPGNPTGVAYSSKQLLELAAVLADTDIIVIADEIYSELAYDSEHRSIATYLPEQTLVLNGVSKSHAMTGYRIGFIAGPAELMRTVGMVHQMTVTTPSNPAMAAATVALGTEAGRRATLEMKSAYRKRRDYVVAQMRRAGFNVMTPDGAFYVYAGIPATHNTNDREFALALAENAAVAVIPGSVFGPGGEGYIRLSYATSDAQLQEAMARIQNYMQQVQEVSE; encoded by the coding sequence ATGCCACACATGAAAGCAACACTAGCAAATCGCTTGAATCAAGATTTGAAGAAGATTCAACCTAATGAAATTCGTGCATTTGATATGCAAGTTAGTCAAATCCCTAACATCATCAAGTTGACGTTGGGGGAGCCTGATTTTGATACACCTGAAGTTGTGAAGCAAGCAGCGATTGATAGTATCGCTAACAACGATTCACACTACGCACCAGGTAATGGAACAGTGGCCGTTCGCCAAGCTGCAGCACATTTCTTGTCAGATCGTTACGATTTGCAATACGATGCGATGACAGAAATTGCCGTGACGGTTGGGGCAACGGAAGCTATCTACGCTTCTTTGACGGCTGTCTTGAACCCAGGTGATAAGGTCTTGATTCCAACACCAACGTTCCCACTGTACGATCCCATCACATTGATGAATGGTGGTGAGCCAGTTCACTTGGATACAAGTGCTACGGACTTCGTTTTGACGCCGGAGATGTTGTCAGCTGCGATTGCCGAACACGGTGATGCGATTAAGGCAATTATTCTAAATTACCCTGGTAACCCAACTGGGGTGGCGTACTCATCTAAGCAATTACTAGAGTTGGCTGCCGTGTTGGCTGACACTGATATTATTGTGATTGCTGATGAAATTTATTCAGAGTTGGCTTACGACAGTGAGCACCGCTCAATTGCCACGTACTTGCCAGAACAAACGTTGGTCTTGAACGGGGTATCGAAGTCACACGCGATGACGGGTTACCGAATCGGCTTTATTGCGGGTCCAGCAGAGTTGATGCGTACGGTGGGCATGGTGCACCAAATGACGGTGACGACACCATCCAACCCAGCAATGGCCGCTGCGACGGTGGCGTTAGGAACCGAAGCTGGCCGTCGTGCAACCTTGGAAATGAAGTCAGCTTATCGTAAGCGTCGTGATTACGTGGTTGCCCAAATGCGTCGCGCCGGCTTTAACGTCATGACGCCAGATGGTGCCTTTTATGTCTACGCTGGTATTCCAGCAACGCATAACACAAACGATCGTGAATTTGCGTTGGCCTTGGCTGAAAACGCAGCGGTCGCAGTAATTCCAGGTTCTGTCTTTGGACCAGGTGGGGAAGGCTACATTCGTTTGAGCTATGCAACGAGCGACGCGCAACTACAAGAAGCGATGGCGCGTATTCAAAATTACATGCAACAAGTGCAAGAAGTCAGTGAATAA
- a CDS encoding PTS sugar transporter subunit IIC has product MNNVKQYMLAVLNGNALAIMVALVPAALVNQLLGAMPQNGVVTSLAMMVTLAQSALPLIAAFAVGTMLKLGMMETASMALATLAGSGVTTFKDGTFTLAGSGVILNVMLTTAVAGLVAMGATKVLGQLRVVFEPLIVLVVAGGIGLMTLPGMVAVQAAVGQVVASATAAAPLVMGILLGVIFALLIVSPMSSVGIATAIGLVGIGSGAANAGIVAAGLTLAVMGASVNSWGATTAHFMGSPKIQMANLLSRPKLFLPVVIAAAISGGVASLMMVEGTAFSAGFGMAGFIGPLTAMTESTGSALVVRVLVAFVVVPLAAAFLMKLIFIQKTQLIKAEELKLPEV; this is encoded by the coding sequence ATGAATAATGTGAAACAATACATGCTTGCTGTTTTGAACGGTAATGCATTGGCAATTATGGTTGCCTTGGTACCAGCTGCGTTGGTGAATCAATTGTTAGGTGCCATGCCACAAAATGGGGTGGTCACATCATTGGCGATGATGGTTACGTTGGCGCAAAGTGCGTTGCCGTTGATTGCTGCGTTTGCGGTGGGAACGATGTTGAAGTTGGGCATGATGGAGACGGCGTCAATGGCTTTGGCCACGTTGGCTGGCTCAGGCGTAACGACATTTAAGGATGGTACCTTCACGTTGGCTGGTTCAGGTGTTATCTTGAACGTGATGCTAACAACGGCGGTGGCTGGTTTGGTTGCGATGGGTGCAACCAAGGTACTTGGCCAATTGCGTGTCGTATTTGAGCCGTTGATTGTCTTGGTTGTTGCTGGTGGTATCGGATTGATGACGTTGCCAGGGATGGTTGCTGTCCAAGCAGCCGTTGGCCAAGTTGTTGCCTCAGCGACAGCCGCTGCGCCATTGGTGATGGGAATCTTGCTCGGTGTCATCTTTGCTTTGTTGATTGTGTCACCAATGTCTTCAGTTGGTATCGCAACGGCCATCGGTTTGGTGGGTATCGGTTCAGGTGCTGCCAACGCTGGTATCGTCGCAGCTGGTTTGACGTTGGCGGTTATGGGCGCATCAGTTAACTCATGGGGTGCCACAACCGCGCACTTTATGGGATCACCTAAGATTCAAATGGCGAACTTGTTGTCACGACCAAAGCTATTCTTGCCAGTCGTTATTGCCGCAGCTATCTCAGGTGGGGTTGCCTCATTGATGATGGTTGAAGGAACAGCCTTCTCAGCCGGATTCGGTATGGCTGGCTTCATCGGACCTTTGACGGCGATGACAGAGTCTACGGGGAGCGCCTTGGTGGTCCGCGTGTTGGTTGCCTTTGTCGTGGTACCACTAGCGGCTGCCTTCTTGATGAAGTTGATCTTTATCCAAAAGACACAATTGATTAAGGCAGAAGAATTGAAGTTGCCAGAAGTTTAA
- a CDS encoding ABC transporter ATP-binding protein produces the protein MTEPVLIANKLNKTYTSAAGVDQHVLKDLSLTVPQGEFVAIMGPSGSGKSTLLNVLSTLMKPTTGEVMINNKDILHMTDDEIANFRGRDMGFIFQSYNLIESLTVSENIALPLTLQKTKPAQIKAAVQKVADLLHISEYLNKYPAELSGGQQQRVGAARALVHEPALIFGDEPTGALDSENAREMMNYLTKINDERDISIVMVTHDPFSASFASRILFLTDGQITKTLTRDDRSREDFYNYVLSELGNFE, from the coding sequence ATGACAGAACCGGTATTGATTGCAAACAAGTTGAACAAGACTTATACCAGTGCAGCTGGGGTAGACCAACACGTCCTTAAGGATTTATCTCTTACGGTGCCACAAGGGGAGTTTGTGGCCATCATGGGACCTTCAGGATCAGGAAAGTCGACGCTGTTGAACGTCCTTTCTACGTTGATGAAGCCAACGACTGGCGAAGTCATGATTAACAACAAAGATATTTTGCACATGACAGATGATGAAATCGCAAACTTCCGTGGTCGCGATATGGGATTCATCTTCCAAAGCTATAACTTGATTGAAAGTTTGACGGTTAGCGAAAACATTGCGTTGCCACTCACTTTGCAAAAGACAAAGCCTGCCCAAATCAAGGCAGCGGTTCAAAAGGTGGCCGATTTGCTTCACATCAGCGAGTACTTGAACAAGTACCCAGCTGAGTTGTCAGGTGGACAACAACAACGTGTTGGAGCAGCCCGTGCCTTGGTACACGAGCCAGCCTTGATTTTTGGAGACGAGCCAACCGGAGCGCTTGATTCTGAAAATGCCCGCGAAATGATGAACTACCTAACAAAGATTAATGACGAACGTGATATTTCAATCGTGATGGTAACGCACGATCCGTTCTCAGCATCATTTGCATCACGCATTCTATTCTTGACTGATGGACAAATCACGAAGACGTTGACGCGCGATGATCGTTCACGCGAAGACTTCTATAACTACGTGTTGTCTGAACTGGGTAACTTTGAATAA
- a CDS encoding FtsX-like permease family protein: MFSIAMKSLRSKWRDYLVLFVGLMVSAAIFYMFSAIALNKEFLLANSTTAIIVLVFTIGEVLLGLITFVYLNFANGFLLRLRQAEYGLMSMLGAKRKQIGMMLMQETLALGIISTVIGIVAGIALTSFSGQFLMDLLGLQLAHWTGFSLQAILVTLAFFVVLFFLNGLYNSARLSRQDTLTLLTADKQVKQPKRRKILDPLLGLIGLALLIGGYAMMPNVLSMGITGFILILIINVLGTFFFVSRSLKMLTYALRGSRFNSRGLRSFLNGQLMFRLPDYQRLLTVLSVIFGLALGAMSVGQGFYRALPEQAQSSQPYTAAYTTNADVKDLKNIKWQATYHYVKGADKVVYFDGDEINAHHIPTMIYDGVPNSTPKVKWMSGDEMIQNPDTTTDTLIGLANQINGVQFDSKAVVLANADELAEKGTVKSAELVKVADLHENETVLVKNAEREAKALDSTVQKLSGSYGFYALAKSYFGGFEFMGIFLGIGFLAMLASTLMFKVLSGVADDKRRYRILTMIGTSERQVTMTVAKDLGTLFFIPLIIGLLDVVFGLNMFKAILSDPYVGFVPSLIGILVLYLAYYFLTVVIYRRLIKA, translated from the coding sequence ATGTTTTCTATTGCAATGAAGTCACTCCGCTCAAAGTGGCGTGACTATCTCGTACTATTTGTCGGCCTAATGGTGTCAGCAGCAATCTTCTACATGTTTAGTGCAATTGCATTGAACAAGGAATTCTTGCTGGCTAACTCAACGACTGCGATTATCGTCCTCGTCTTTACGATTGGTGAAGTCTTACTCGGGTTGATTACATTTGTCTATTTGAATTTTGCGAACGGCTTCTTGTTGCGCTTGCGTCAGGCTGAATATGGTTTGATGTCAATGCTCGGTGCGAAGCGTAAGCAAATTGGGATGATGTTGATGCAAGAAACACTTGCATTGGGAATCATCTCAACGGTAATTGGAATTGTTGCTGGAATCGCTTTGACGTCATTCAGTGGCCAATTCTTGATGGATTTGTTGGGCTTGCAACTAGCTCACTGGACGGGCTTCTCATTACAAGCCATCTTGGTAACCTTGGCATTCTTTGTGGTCTTGTTCTTCTTGAACGGCTTGTACAACAGTGCTCGTTTGAGTCGCCAAGATACGTTGACGTTGTTAACGGCTGACAAGCAAGTTAAGCAACCAAAGCGTCGCAAGATTTTGGATCCACTACTTGGTTTGATTGGTTTGGCCTTGTTGATTGGTGGTTATGCCATGATGCCAAATGTTTTGAGCATGGGTATCACAGGATTCATCTTGATTTTGATTATCAATGTCTTGGGAACGTTCTTCTTCGTGAGTCGTTCATTGAAGATGTTGACGTACGCCTTGCGTGGTTCACGTTTTAACAGCCGCGGCTTGCGTTCATTCTTGAATGGTCAATTGATGTTCCGCTTACCTGATTACCAACGCTTGTTGACGGTATTGTCAGTCATCTTCGGTTTGGCACTTGGGGCGATGTCAGTTGGACAGGGATTCTACCGTGCATTGCCAGAACAAGCACAATCTAGCCAGCCTTACACGGCAGCTTATACAACGAACGCTGACGTGAAGGACTTGAAGAACATCAAGTGGCAAGCAACTTATCACTACGTTAAGGGTGCTGATAAGGTTGTTTACTTTGATGGGGATGAGATTAATGCACACCACATCCCAACGATGATTTATGACGGGGTACCTAACAGCACGCCAAAGGTTAAGTGGATGTCTGGGGATGAGATGATTCAAAACCCAGACACGACGACGGATACGTTGATTGGCTTGGCAAACCAAATTAACGGTGTGCAATTTGATTCAAAGGCTGTGGTCCTTGCTAACGCGGATGAGTTGGCAGAAAAGGGAACGGTTAAGTCAGCTGAACTGGTGAAGGTCGCTGACTTGCACGAGAACGAAACGGTCTTGGTCAAGAACGCTGAACGTGAAGCAAAGGCTTTGGATTCAACGGTACAAAAGTTGTCAGGATCATACGGTTTCTATGCCTTGGCAAAGAGTTACTTTGGCGGCTTTGAGTTTATGGGAATTTTCTTGGGAATTGGTTTCTTAGCAATGTTGGCATCAACTTTGATGTTCAAGGTGTTGTCTGGTGTTGCTGATGATAAGCGTCGTTACCGTATTCTAACGATGATTGGAACAAGCGAACGTCAAGTGACAATGACGGTTGCGAAGGACTTGGGAACCCTGTTCTTTATTCCATTAATCATTGGACTGCTTGACGTTGTATTTGGATTGAATATGTTCAAGGCAATTTTGAGTGATCCATACGTTGGCTTCGTTCCCTCACTAATCGGCATTTTGGTCTTGTACTTAGCGTACTATTTCTTGACGGTTGTGATTTACCGTCGTTTGATTAAGGCCTAG
- a CDS encoding HIRAN domain-containing protein, with protein sequence MRLETEINSTIQGIDITFNEYGSETTISLFRTVLGEGVLRFVGPNSERTVVLTAEQYLDFINYVYLPANVAEWHSVPWAFEAETWWRVMIHDGDKSKNMRGSEEQEGYAHFKKWLELWLAGFDIELGNIIYKPIEVIYEDAVHLRTLPVVGYAYLTYKERSIYDGLVEDGIVDDAAPQVDLVREPTNAHDENAILVLYKGIKLGYLPKNNNKILARLMDGGVKLQAQVKPDIDDEKVWVSVSLAK encoded by the coding sequence ATGAGACTTGAGACAGAAATTAATTCGACGATTCAAGGAATCGACATTACCTTCAATGAGTATGGGTCTGAGACGACAATCAGTTTATTCAGAACGGTGCTTGGCGAGGGTGTACTACGATTTGTTGGGCCAAATAGTGAGCGTACGGTCGTTCTGACCGCAGAACAGTATCTAGATTTTATTAACTACGTGTATTTGCCGGCCAATGTTGCTGAGTGGCATTCAGTGCCGTGGGCATTTGAGGCCGAGACTTGGTGGCGTGTGATGATTCACGACGGTGACAAGAGCAAAAACATGCGCGGTAGCGAAGAACAAGAAGGGTACGCCCACTTTAAAAAGTGGTTGGAACTGTGGTTGGCAGGATTTGATATTGAGCTAGGCAATATTATCTACAAGCCAATTGAGGTTATCTATGAAGACGCAGTTCATTTGCGTACGCTACCGGTTGTTGGCTATGCATATCTCACTTACAAAGAACGGTCGATTTACGATGGCCTAGTCGAAGACGGCATTGTGGATGATGCAGCGCCACAAGTTGACTTGGTTCGTGAGCCAACGAATGCGCATGATGAAAATGCCATTTTAGTTTTGTATAAAGGCATAAAGCTAGGGTACTTGCCTAAGAATAACAACAAAATTTTGGCGCGCTTGATGGATGGTGGCGTCAAACTGCAGGCGCAAGTGAAACCAGACATTGATGACGAAAAAGTTTGGGTGTCAGTTTCGTTGGCAAAGTAA
- a CDS encoding nucleoside 2-deoxyribosyltransferase: MLTEHQLIAELAQIAEASEKVGQRTRNIYLGAGWFNEEQQNILMQGYQALKANPTINDIYVPLLNQYGGQVIEADGDFEPDFEWGTMTYKADITAMNNADLIVAFIDAADPDSGTAFEIGYMTASNKPAILVTVGDRNVHPVNLMLSYGAVSNVDLETEGFEALEKFDFTNIAMKKWVGSIL, encoded by the coding sequence ATGCTTACTGAACACCAATTGATTGCTGAGCTTGCTCAAATCGCTGAAGCTAGTGAAAAGGTTGGCCAACGCACGCGCAACATTTACTTGGGCGCTGGTTGGTTCAACGAAGAACAACAAAACATTTTGATGCAAGGATACCAAGCATTGAAGGCCAACCCTACGATTAACGATATCTACGTACCATTGTTGAACCAATACGGTGGTCAAGTTATCGAAGCTGATGGTGATTTTGAGCCTGACTTCGAATGGGGAACGATGACGTACAAGGCTGACATCACGGCAATGAACAACGCTGATTTGATTGTTGCCTTCATCGACGCTGCTGACCCTGATTCAGGTACGGCCTTCGAAATCGGCTACATGACGGCTTCAAACAAGCCTGCTATCTTGGTAACGGTTGGTGATCGTAACGTGCACCCAGTTAACTTGATGTTGTCATACGGTGCCGTTTCAAACGTTGATTTGGAAACTGAAGGCTTTGAAGCTTTGGAAAAGTTCGACTTCACTAACATCGCAATGAAGAAGTGGGTTGGATCAATCTTGTAA
- a CDS encoding type II toxin-antitoxin system HicA family toxin: MPKSVRVMIKYLQQNGFVEVRQNGSHKQFKNYRTGKSVVVPYHTGGKELGTGLERAILKQAGLD; encoded by the coding sequence ATGCCTAAATCAGTACGCGTGATGATTAAGTATTTGCAGCAAAATGGATTTGTTGAAGTACGTCAGAATGGTAGTCATAAGCAATTTAAGAACTATCGAACGGGAAAGAGCGTGGTGGTTCCTTATCATACTGGGGGAAAAGAATTAGGAACAGGACTTGAGCGAGCAATTTTGAAGCAAGCTGGCTTAGATTAA
- a CDS encoding type II toxin-antitoxin system HicB family antitoxin, with amino-acid sequence MATKNTLLFYPTVFLTEDDGQITVRVPDVGVATMGADYQDAIAMAQEAVGLALEEETSYPDPSTPLDVTLEEWEAPENVQVMIVAYDLAEYRRHVSKTVRRNISIPEYLNNIAKKNNINVSKVATEALEQIVFG; translated from the coding sequence ATGGCGACAAAGAACACATTACTGTTTTATCCAACCGTTTTCTTAACAGAAGATGATGGTCAAATTACGGTTCGAGTCCCTGATGTTGGGGTGGCTACTATGGGTGCGGATTACCAAGACGCAATTGCGATGGCGCAAGAAGCGGTAGGGTTGGCTTTAGAAGAGGAAACTAGTTATCCGGATCCATCTACGCCGTTGGATGTTACGTTGGAAGAATGGGAAGCACCTGAAAATGTGCAAGTTATGATTGTGGCATATGATTTAGCGGAATATCGACGACATGTCTCTAAGACAGTGCGACGAAACATTTCGATTCCAGAGTATTTAAACAATATTGCTAAAAAGAACAACATTAACGTTTCTAAAGTAGCGACAGAAGCACTTGAACAAATTGTTTTCGGATAA
- a CDS encoding HAD-IIB family hydrolase: protein MAFPKLIAVDLDGTFFDKHQQVNAHKFTKLLDYLDERDYHFVAATGNDRATVDRFLAPFVGRFDYVVQNGGQVITKDNKELALHSLSREHMEIAMKAVAESPLSPGHGNVYSTATNGYMLRADQGQGELYHHMVAEFPNLIFIDSLDEITEPVVKIIVNWPEVHAEAFMAQLNRELAGTAHVTTSGFGMIDIVAPNINKAVGLKELGAYYGIEPAAMAAFGDGGNDIEMLRLVGHPFAMTNAAQPLLDEFPPTVSDNNHDGVLDTIGTWQ, encoded by the coding sequence ATGGCATTTCCAAAACTAATTGCAGTTGACTTGGACGGCACTTTCTTTGATAAGCACCAACAAGTGAATGCACACAAATTTACGAAGCTACTGGATTACTTGGACGAACGCGATTATCATTTTGTAGCAGCGACGGGTAATGATCGCGCGACGGTGGACCGCTTTTTGGCACCGTTCGTAGGGCGCTTTGATTACGTCGTGCAAAATGGTGGCCAAGTCATCACAAAGGACAACAAGGAACTGGCCTTGCACAGCTTGTCGCGTGAGCACATGGAAATCGCGATGAAGGCGGTGGCAGAATCACCATTGTCACCGGGCCATGGCAATGTTTATAGCACTGCGACGAATGGCTACATGCTACGTGCTGATCAGGGTCAAGGTGAGCTTTATCACCACATGGTCGCTGAGTTCCCAAACTTGATTTTCATCGACAGCTTGGATGAAATCACGGAACCGGTCGTGAAAATCATTGTGAATTGGCCGGAAGTACACGCGGAAGCCTTTATGGCCCAGCTAAACCGTGAGTTAGCTGGCACCGCACACGTGACCACGTCAGGGTTCGGCATGATTGATATCGTGGCACCGAATATCAACAAGGCGGTCGGTCTAAAAGAACTCGGTGCTTATTATGGTATCGAACCGGCAGCGATGGCAGCGTTTGGGGATGGCGGTAACGACATTGAAATGCTACGTCTGGTTGGCCACCCCTTTGCGATGACCAACGCAGCTCAGCCGTTGTTGGACGAGTTCCCACCAACGGTTTCAGATAATAACCATGATGGTGTCTTGGATACAATCGGGACATGGCAATAA
- a CDS encoding DUF2922 family protein — translation MKTLDLVFEGKFAKVAGAKVHLKMVNIDPDLTPDRVKAAMAELASFDFLVDANGVPIYGMPLGANVIETTTEELVA, via the coding sequence ATGAAGACGTTGGATTTGGTATTTGAGGGGAAGTTTGCAAAGGTTGCTGGTGCGAAGGTGCATTTGAAGATGGTGAACATTGATCCGGATTTGACGCCCGACCGTGTGAAGGCTGCTATGGCGGAGTTGGCATCATTTGATTTCTTGGTAGACGCCAACGGTGTGCCAATTTATGGCATGCCATTGGGCGCCAATGTGATTGAGACAACGACAGAAGAATTGGTTGCATAA